One genomic region from Amaranthus tricolor cultivar Red isolate AtriRed21 chromosome 12, ASM2621246v1, whole genome shotgun sequence encodes:
- the LOC130797244 gene encoding calcium sensing receptor, chloroplastic, with translation MAMEMTLRASAKPNIPSPSSSQNILLSQQNSKLQLKPSQVLFFPSSTSLSLLTLFTTPFEAKAVALPKEQLVSSLTQVEQTIDQVQQVGSDVLDTAQKIYQTLADALKPGIDAAAPVVQQAGVEALKAASPIISEASKKAQEAIQSTGISSDTVATATKTVTSAAEQTTKVIEDVKPIASSTVETITSLDPALIVEGAAALFLAYLLLPRVWSILSFNLRGYQGALTPAQTLDMLCSRNYYLIDIRTEKDKNKAGIPQLPPSAKSRMIAIPLEELPNKLRSQIRNSKKVEAEIAALKISYLKRLSKSTSIVIMDSYSDSAKIVAKTLTSLGFKNSWIMTDGFSGSKGWLQSRLGTDSYNFSFAEILSPSRIIRGGGGGGTGRFGTTTSTVQIGSKFLPE, from the exons ATGGCTATGGAGATGACTCTTAGAGCTTCTGCTAAACCCAACATTccttctccttcatcttctcAAAATATTCTTCTTTCTCAGCAAAACTCAAAACTTCAATTGAAACCCTCTCAAGTTCTTTTCTTTCCCTCttcaacttctctttctcttttgaCTCTTTTCACTACTCCATTTGAAGCCAAAGCTGTTGCCCTTCCCAAAGAGCAATTAGTCTCTTCTCTCACTCAA GTAGAGCAAACAATTGATCAAGTTCAGCAAGTGGGTTCGGATGTTCTAGACACTGCACAAAAGATATACCAGACTTTGGCTGATGCTTTGAAACCTGGCATTGATGCAGCTGCTCCAGTTGTACAGCAAGCTGGTGTGGAGGCCTTGAAAGCTGCTTCACCAATCATTTCTGAGGCGTCAAAGAAAGCTCAGGAAGCAATTCAGAGCACTGGGATTAGTTCTGATACTGTTGCTACTGCTACTAAG ACTGTAACAAGTGCTGCAGAACAGACAACAAAAGTTATAGAAGATGTAAAGCCCATCGCATCATCAACAGTTGAAACCATCACAAGCTTAGACCCTGCTCTGATAGTTGAAGGCGCTGCTGCATTATTTCTTGCCTACCTCCTACTTCCTCGAGTGTGGTCTATTCTATCGTTTAACCTCCGTGGATATCAAG GTGCACTTACTCCTGCACAAACATTGGACATGTTGTGCTCACGAAACTACTACTTGATTGATATTAGGACGGAGAAGGATAAGAACAAGGCTGGGATTCCGCAACTTCCCCCAAGTGCTAAGAGTCGAATGATTGCCATTCC ACTCGAAGAACTACCGAACAAGTTACGAAGCCAAATTAGGAACTCAAAGAAGGTAGAAGCCGAGATAGCAGCCTTGAAGATATCATATCTTAAACGACTATCAAAGAGCACCAGCATCGTGATCATGGACTC TTACTCAGATTCTGCAAAAATAGTGGCGAAAACTCTGACGAGTTTGGGGTTCAAGAACAGTTGGATCATGACCGATGGTTTCTCAGGAAGCAAGGGATGGTTGCAAAGTCGATTGGGCACCGATTCttacaatttttcttttgcCGAAATTCTTTCACCATCACGTATTATTCGTGGTGGCGGTGGTGGTGGTACAGGGCGATTTGGCACAACAACTTCTACCGTTCAAATTGGTAGTAAATTCCTACCCGAATGA
- the LOC130797246 gene encoding DNA-directed RNA polymerases II, IV and V subunit 12 has translation MDPQPEPVSYICGDCGQENTLKPGDVIQCRECGYRILYKKRTRRIVQYEAR, from the exons ATGGATCCTCAACCTGAACCTGTGAGCTACATCTGCGGAG ATTGTGGGCAAGAGAATACTTTGAAGCCCGGAGATGTGATTCAGTGCAGAGAGTGTGGCTACCGTATTCTTTACAAGAAACGAACTCGCAGAA TTGTCCAATACGAAGCACGCTAA
- the LOC130797245 gene encoding uncharacterized protein LOC130797245 yields the protein MAHRILSSMRNTSSSSFFSHPHYHRTPLQYRTIFATAHLDGSWMDTIKGVFTGKKSTSDSTSSEASFTLHRFADEMGKARKVGALKQYVVGRSSEATFADAFEKQEAILRYLGNIDPNGENLQVSQKQEAAKHCKCTVADIENTLAKFVWAKEAQLKLQKLKKEGKPMPKSMAEVQKLMGSTPLDLARSNMARSGQISRNAFCPCGSKKRYKRCCGQNK from the exons ATGGCGCATAGAATTCTGAGTAGCATGCGTAACACATCGTCCTCCTCCTTCTTCTCGCATCCTCACTATCACCGTACTCCATTACAGTATCGTACGATATTCGCCACAGCCCATCTCGATGGGTCATGGATGGACACCATTAAAGGGGTTTTCACCGGCAAGAAGTCCACCTCTGATTCAACTTCTTCTGAAGCTTCCTTTACACTCCATC GTTTTGCTGATGAGATGGGCAAGGCAAGGAAGGTAGGAGCTTTGAAGCAATATGTAGTTGGTAGGAGTAGTGAAGCTACATTTGCTGATGCTTTTGAGAAGCAAGAAGCAATTCTTCGATATCTTGGCAACATAGATCCCAATGGAGAG AATCTCCAAGTCAGTCAAAAACAAGAAGCAGCAAAGCATTGTAAGTGCACGGTGGCTGATATTGAGAATACCTTGGCAAAGTTTGTGTGGGCTAAAGAAGCGCAGTTGAAATTACAAAAGTTAAAGAAAGAGGGAAAGCCTATGCCAAAGTCCATGGCAGAG GTCCAGAAGTTGATGGGATCTACACCATTGGATCTTGCTAGATCAAATATGGCCCGGAGTGGTCAGATTAGTAGAAACGCTTTTTGCCCATGCGGTTCCAAAAAGAGATACAAAAG GTGCTGTGGACAAAACAAATAG
- the LOC130797247 gene encoding uncharacterized protein LOC130797247, with protein sequence MDLETENRIAAILLREAAELRRQAQQDGALAYLRKPTVRGRPNCRFLTATVRGIQQANRAVEVDEMWRLRQKEKELDDKLKGKLRVDRSDSSRDRDRELHESQSKRHDSNPSCSSRKRPYEDDSKEEEGLRDEEIEEFLHSRVKRGRGSIGSRMDETGPYLPRSLESPDNLASDYSKEEQHRRDIVGPQKPSSWKCIDSSDESSDDDERKRSKRKSSSGGSKRKRSKKHKSKDKKKKKKDKRYKD encoded by the exons ATGGATTTGGAGACTGAGAACAGAATAGCAGCAATTTTATTGAGGGAGGCTGCAGAATTACGGCGACAAGCTCAGCAAGATGGTGCTCTTGCTTATCTACGCAAACCTACTGTCAGGGGTCGCCCTAATTGTCGTTTTCTTACGGCCACCGTTCGTGGGATTCAACAAG CTAATCGAGCTGTGGAAGTGGATGAAATGTGGCGACTTCGGCAGAAAGAGAAAGAGCTGGATGATAAGCTTAAGGGTAAGTTGAGGGTTGATCGCAGTGACAGTAGCAGAGATAGAGATAGAGAGCTGCATGAAAGCCAAAGCAAGAGGCACGATTCAAATCCCTCATGCTCATCGAGAAAAAGACCATATGAAGATGACTCCAAAGAGGAAGAAGGCTTGAGAGATGAAGAAATTGAGGAGTTTCTGCACTCAAG GGTTAAACGCGGAAGGGGTTCAATAGGGTCAAGGATGGATGAAACTGGTCCGTATCTCCCCAGATCTTTAGAATCTCCTGATAATTTAGCTTCTGACTACTCAAAGGAAGAGCAGCACCGCCGAGATATTGTTGGTCCACAGAAGCCTTCATCTTGGAAATGTATTGATTCTTCTGATGAATCATCTGACGACGATGAAAGGAAGAGATCTAAGAGGAAGAGTAGTTCAGGAGGATCAAAAAGAAAACGCTCCAAGAAGCATAAGTCGAAAgataagaaaaagaagaaaaaggataaAAGATACAAAGACTAA